The segment AAATTTCAAATGGCAGCTGATGACGAATATCGCCTACATAAAGCGAAGTCCCAATAGCAATATTTGTTACATCAATATCAATCGTTTCAGGAATCTCTGTTGGCTTCACTTTAATGCGTACCTCACGATTTGGCTGGAGCAATAATCCACCAGCAGCAACGCCAGCAGCATCTCCAATCGGAACCACCGGCACATCTACCTCTAGCTCCTCAGCCATATTAATGGATTTAAAATCAACATGTTTGACATTGCCCTTTAATGCACAGCGCTGCACCTCTGTTAATACAGCGTTGACAGGCTTGCCCTCCAGCTCTAACTGAAACACGCCATTACTGCCATATGCAGCGAGCATTTTGGCAAATGTACGTGCATCTAAAGAAATAGCTGTTGAGGTCATTTGAAAGCCGTAGATCACACCGGGAATAGCTCCATTTTGTCTGAGCTGTGTTAAAGATGATTGTCGTCCCCTTTGACGTTTATGCACTGTTAAAACCATTGTCATTAAATATTTCCCCTTTCATAGAAACAAGTCTTATAAAAGGTTTTGCCTGTTCTTGTTCTTTTTATACCTATGAGAAAAAAGCACTTCCTTTGCCCATTATCTAGAACAAAAGAAATGCCTACTGTTTAATATTGTGTAACCTTCACATGTAACAATCCATATAATTCCTGTAATGTTTGAATTTCATAATGTGGTGTAATCGCACTGGTATTTTCTAGATGATGGATATTAAACCAACACGTATCAATGCCTGCTTGTAAGCCTCCTTTAATATCGGATGTTAGCGAATCTCCAATAATAAGCGTTTGCTCTTTTTGGAAATCCTCAATGCGCTCAAATACATAGTCGAAAAAGGCTGGCATTGGCTTTTGATAGCCTGTTTGCTCTGATACAAAAATACCTTTAAAATATGGTGCTAAATTGGCATCTGTTAGTCGCTTATTTTGTGTAGTTGTGATGCCATTTGAAACTACATATAAATCGTAATGCTCTGCTAACTGCGTAATCACCTCATAAGCTCCCTCTACATATGGATGTGCCTGCTGCAAGTATTGTTGAAAAACTGCCTCAAGGTGTGCACCATCGACCTCAAAGCCAAATTCTTGTAACGCAATCGCAAAACGTGTATTATGTAGCGCACTTTTTGTAATCTCCCCACGCTCAAACGCTCGCCACATAGCTTCATTAATTTCCTTATACCGTGCAATCATCTCTGGTGTAGCGGGTATATTTTCCTGCTGAAACACTTGAGCAAGTGCCGCATTCTCCGCTACATCAAAATCCAATAATGTATCATCTACATCAAATAATAATGTTTTGTACATTGTCATCGTTATTCCTACTTTCTTCAAGGCATTGTGACTATTTACTCTATTTATCATAACGTTTTTTTAGAAAAATAACAGTAAAATGACCTATCATATTCTTTGATATTGTAGAATGAAATGAATCCAAAAGAATACTTTATAAAAAACAGTATGAAAATCTAGTTATCCTTATAAGCACTGAGCCTATCACACTTTATCAAGAATAAAACAAACCCATTTACTACTTATGTGTTAGCTTGGATACAATGCATTATCCTTGAACAGTGAAAAACAAAAATACTTACTGTCAAATTAGCATAGCTTATGTTAAGAAATGCTAGTATGAAATTTTACTATAGAGTACAATTATAAGATAAGTTTACTGGAAAACAAGGATAAATAATACTATAGCTAAATGGAGGTACGCCTTGAAGAAAAATGAAA is part of the Lysinibacillus sp. FSL K6-0232 genome and harbors:
- a CDS encoding 50S ribosomal protein L25/general stress protein Ctc, which gives rise to MTMVLTVHKRQRGRQSSLTQLRQNGAIPGVIYGFQMTSTAISLDARTFAKMLAAYGSNGVFQLELEGKPVNAVLTEVQRCALKGNVKHVDFKSINMAEELEVDVPVVPIGDAAGVAAGGLLLQPNREVRIKVKPTEIPETIDIDVTNIAIGTSLYVGDIRHQLPFEILQEDDYTLVTITPPPAENVQEDDTMDDTPEVIEATGQNTGEPEA
- a CDS encoding YjjG family noncanonical pyrimidine nucleotidase: MTMYKTLLFDVDDTLLDFDVAENAALAQVFQQENIPATPEMIARYKEINEAMWRAFERGEITKSALHNTRFAIALQEFGFEVDGAHLEAVFQQYLQQAHPYVEGAYEVITQLAEHYDLYVVSNGITTTQNKRLTDANLAPYFKGIFVSEQTGYQKPMPAFFDYVFERIEDFQKEQTLIIGDSLTSDIKGGLQAGIDTCWFNIHHLENTSAITPHYEIQTLQELYGLLHVKVTQY